A window of Sphingobacterium sp. lm-10 contains these coding sequences:
- the galE gene encoding UDP-glucose 4-epimerase GalE: protein MHKILVTGGTGFIGSHTVVELYQAGYTPIIVDNLSNSSIRILDQIEKIIDYRPEFHQFDLCDEAAVKKFVDHNPDIKGVIHFAASKAVGESVLKPLKYYHNNFFSLINLLNAYQELPINFVFSSSCTVYGQPDELPVSESAPVKTAESPYGNTKQIAEEMLRETANAYDNYQIISLRYFNPVGAHPSAMIGELPLGVPQNLLPFITQTAIGKREKLTVFGGDYDTSDGSCVRDYIHVVDLAKAHVAAIRLLEKGNPTGKYDVFNIGTGVGYSVLEAIKTFESTSGKKLNYEIGPRRDGDIVKVWGDVSKSTEKLGWKAELGIEEMMASAWAWEKYLQDNPLVD, encoded by the coding sequence ATGCATAAGATTTTAGTAACAGGCGGCACTGGGTTTATTGGCTCACATACCGTTGTAGAGTTATACCAAGCAGGGTACACACCTATTATCGTAGATAATCTATCAAACTCCAGTATCCGTATATTGGATCAGATAGAAAAAATCATTGATTATCGCCCAGAGTTTCACCAATTCGACTTGTGCGATGAAGCCGCTGTGAAGAAATTCGTCGATCACAATCCAGACATTAAGGGTGTGATCCATTTTGCTGCTTCTAAAGCGGTTGGTGAGTCTGTTCTCAAACCATTAAAATATTATCACAACAACTTTTTCTCTTTAATCAACCTCTTGAATGCCTATCAAGAACTTCCGATAAATTTTGTTTTTTCGTCTAGTTGTACCGTTTATGGGCAACCGGATGAACTGCCTGTATCAGAGTCTGCCCCTGTAAAGACTGCTGAATCACCGTATGGAAATACCAAGCAAATCGCAGAGGAAATGCTACGCGAAACCGCCAATGCGTACGACAATTATCAGATCATTTCTCTACGGTACTTCAACCCTGTGGGAGCCCATCCATCCGCTATGATTGGAGAGTTACCATTAGGTGTACCGCAAAACTTACTCCCATTTATTACACAAACTGCCATTGGCAAAAGAGAGAAATTAACGGTTTTTGGGGGCGATTATGATACATCTGACGGATCTTGCGTGCGTGATTACATCCATGTGGTAGATTTGGCCAAGGCGCACGTGGCAGCGATCAGACTATTGGAAAAAGGAAATCCTACCGGAAAATACGATGTGTTTAATATCGGTACCGGAGTGGGTTATTCGGTATTAGAAGCTATTAAAACTTTTGAAAGTACATCCGGGAAGAAATTAAATTACGAGATCGGACCAAGAAGAGATGGCGACATTGTCAAAGTTTGGGGAGACGTTTCCAAATCGACCGAAAAACTAGGTTGGAAAGCCGAACTCGGGATCGAAGAGATGATGGCATCTGCCTGGGCTTGGGAAAAATATCTCCAAGATAATCCATTGGTAGATTAA
- a CDS encoding UDP-glucuronic acid decarboxylase family protein — MKKAPPKRILITGAAGFLGSHLSDRFIQEGYQVIGMDNLITGSLRNIEHLFKLPNFEFYQHDVSKFVHIPGHLDYILHFASPASPVDYLRIPIQTLKVGSLGTHNLLGLAKSKKARILVASTSEVYGDPLVSPQAETYWGNVNPVGPRGVYDEAKRFQEAMTMAYHNFHGVETRIVRIFNTFGPRMRLNDGRALPTFIAQALRAEDLTVFGDGQQTRSFCYVDDLVEGIFRLLHSDYAEPVNIGNPDEITITDIAQEIIQLTESPSKLVYSALPVDDPKQRRPDIALAQKLLGWDPKVHRTDGLRKTIDHYQTMDKTVLQETTQIYFKRDA, encoded by the coding sequence GTGAAAAAAGCTCCTCCTAAACGCATACTCATTACTGGCGCCGCAGGTTTTTTGGGTTCCCACCTAAGTGATCGGTTTATTCAGGAAGGCTATCAGGTGATTGGAATGGACAACCTTATTACGGGTAGCTTACGCAATATCGAACATCTTTTCAAGCTTCCTAATTTCGAATTCTATCAGCACGATGTATCCAAGTTTGTGCATATTCCTGGGCATCTGGATTACATTCTTCACTTTGCTTCGCCTGCCAGTCCAGTAGATTATCTGCGCATACCCATACAGACGCTCAAGGTAGGTTCTCTAGGCACCCACAATCTTTTAGGTTTGGCCAAATCAAAAAAAGCAAGAATACTGGTGGCGTCTACTTCTGAGGTATATGGCGACCCTTTGGTTTCGCCACAAGCAGAAACCTATTGGGGAAATGTTAACCCGGTGGGGCCACGAGGTGTTTATGATGAAGCCAAACGTTTTCAGGAAGCTATGACAATGGCTTACCATAATTTTCATGGTGTAGAAACTCGCATTGTGCGTATATTCAATACTTTTGGTCCACGAATGCGGTTGAACGATGGCCGTGCACTGCCAACGTTCATTGCACAGGCCTTACGAGCAGAAGATTTGACTGTCTTTGGTGATGGCCAGCAAACACGTTCATTTTGCTACGTAGATGATCTCGTAGAAGGCATCTTCCGTTTGCTTCACTCTGATTATGCCGAACCAGTCAATATCGGTAATCCAGACGAAATTACCATTACAGATATCGCTCAAGAAATTATTCAACTCACGGAGAGTCCTTCAAAGTTGGTATATTCGGCTTTGCCGGTTGACGATCCAAAACAACGACGACCTGATATTGCCTTAGCACAAAAGCTCCTCGGTTGGGATCCCAAAGTGCATCGCACAGATGGCCTAAGGAAAACGATTGATCACTATCAAACGATGGATAAAACAGTTTTACAAGAAACTACCCAAATATATTTTAAAAGAGATGCATAA
- a CDS encoding Stealth CR1 domain-containing protein, which produces MDIDFVITWVDMNDPIWQESFAKHSGKINNAKNEVSEARFRDHGLLKYWFRGVEQFAPWVRKIHFVTCGQKPEWLNVDHPKLNLVHHEDYIPPQFLPLFNSSVLEVHLHRIPDLAENFVYFNDDFFIINDLKPSRFFNNGVPQDIAAFRMNMGMSLWSKCLKNNIRLINQRFDKSAIMKRDHAKWYNPIYGSRARLTYLLSWYNKFITLRTPHNAQPYTKTTFEEVWNYAEKELMEMSEHKFRSPEDFTQELFRTWQICQSNFEAYNTYQDTKMFPLLFRSKKAIKAIREQTYSLVCINDNEHMPNFDQTMMEIEKSFESILPKQSQFELADRLS; this is translated from the coding sequence ATGGACATAGATTTTGTGATCACCTGGGTAGACATGAACGACCCAATCTGGCAGGAAAGCTTTGCTAAACATTCGGGAAAGATCAACAATGCAAAGAATGAAGTGTCGGAAGCGCGTTTTCGAGATCATGGGCTCTTAAAGTATTGGTTTAGAGGAGTCGAGCAGTTTGCTCCGTGGGTGCGAAAGATTCATTTCGTAACCTGTGGACAGAAACCAGAATGGCTCAATGTTGATCATCCCAAGTTAAACCTGGTACATCATGAAGACTATATTCCACCTCAATTTTTACCTTTATTTAATTCAAGTGTATTAGAAGTGCATCTGCATCGCATTCCCGACCTTGCAGAGAACTTTGTATATTTTAATGACGATTTCTTCATCATCAACGATTTAAAACCTAGTCGGTTTTTTAATAACGGCGTTCCGCAAGACATTGCCGCTTTCCGGATGAATATGGGTATGTCTTTGTGGAGCAAGTGCTTGAAGAATAATATTAGACTAATCAATCAACGTTTTGATAAAAGCGCCATCATGAAGCGGGATCATGCTAAGTGGTACAATCCGATTTACGGAAGTAGGGCGAGGCTAACCTATCTGCTTTCTTGGTATAATAAATTCATCACTTTGCGGACTCCGCATAATGCACAACCTTATACTAAGACTACCTTCGAAGAAGTTTGGAATTATGCGGAGAAGGAGTTGATGGAGATGTCGGAGCATAAATTTCGCTCGCCGGAAGATTTTACGCAGGAATTGTTCAGAACCTGGCAGATTTGTCAGTCTAATTTTGAAGCTTACAATACCTATCAAGATACGAAGATGTTTCCGTTGTTGTTTCGATCCAAGAAAGCAATTAAGGCGATCAGAGAGCAAACTTATTCACTCGTCTGTATTAATGACAACGAGCACATGCCGAATTTCGATCAGACCATGATGGAAATCGAAAAATCATTCGAAAGCATTCTACCAAAGCAGTCGCAGTTTGAGCTTGCTGACCGTTTATCATAA
- a CDS encoding glycosyltransferase yields MTQGPLISVVIPVFNGEQYVKSCLENMFAQSYKNLEIIVVDDGSSDRSGQIALQYPVKLIRLDENRGLSAARNTGIDAASGSYIHFMDVDDGINLEYYQQMADAVMATQADIACGGMLNEKHSYKTWRFKKQVVYHSAKDKLKATFVGKWGYVWRYLFRLDFIKEQGLRFEEGRFIEDLTFSLPAVYHAKSLVVVPGAEYIYYHRENSIMSKKDKAHREKRRIDWSHAKAFRKEFARQHNLKIPGIDTGRFSYLLRKVFLR; encoded by the coding sequence ATGACGCAAGGGCCTTTGATTTCTGTTGTTATTCCCGTTTTTAACGGGGAGCAGTATGTCAAATCGTGTTTGGAAAATATGTTTGCACAGAGCTACAAGAATCTGGAAATTATAGTGGTGGATGACGGTTCATCTGACCGCTCCGGTCAAATTGCGTTGCAATATCCAGTAAAGTTGATTCGTTTGGACGAAAACCGAGGCTTGTCGGCAGCAAGAAATACGGGTATAGATGCGGCTTCGGGAAGCTACATCCATTTTATGGATGTAGACGATGGCATCAATCTGGAATACTATCAGCAAATGGCTGATGCGGTGATGGCAACTCAAGCCGATATTGCCTGTGGTGGTATGCTCAATGAGAAGCATAGCTATAAAACCTGGCGTTTTAAAAAGCAGGTGGTGTATCACTCTGCGAAAGATAAGCTAAAGGCGACATTTGTCGGTAAATGGGGCTATGTTTGGCGTTATTTATTCCGTTTAGATTTTATCAAAGAGCAAGGTTTGCGTTTTGAAGAAGGACGTTTTATTGAAGATCTGACTTTTTCTCTTCCAGCAGTTTATCACGCGAAAAGTTTGGTCGTAGTGCCGGGTGCAGAGTACATCTACTACCATCGCGAAAACTCGATTATGAGCAAGAAAGATAAAGCACATAGAGAGAAAAGACGGATAGATTGGTCACACGCGAAAGCATTTAGAAAAGAATTTGCCCGACAGCACAATCTCAAAATCCCGGGAATAGATACGGGGAGATTCTCTTATTTGTTGCGAAAGGTTTTTCTGAGATAA
- a CDS encoding capsular polysaccharide synthesis protein: protein MINKIKKLLASGRLSKKQWAAGRRKLVQNKQNKIARFWSPIMQRYFADEILKNNLGVKSNLRGKKIVWQYWGQGIDENLPELVKICFESIDRYCNDYEIIRLDDNSIKGYINLPDYVWNDIGQPKFKHVFFSDLLRLALLQAYGGVWIDATILLTGSLPKQFQSMDFFVFQRDDKVFDESNWPSPDIKYWSSDPKFKVRMLTSIMFARVENILVQAMLDLILYYWKTQNRIRHYFILQILYNELVNGRFKDEKCLVVSDTYPHLLRLVVDGHENFIKSTNLLDVTSIHKLTYLNEEQMKRLKDYFRNIGRANFMKDLDS, encoded by the coding sequence ATGATAAATAAAATTAAGAAATTACTCGCTAGTGGCCGACTTTCCAAAAAGCAATGGGCTGCGGGTCGGCGGAAGCTTGTCCAAAATAAGCAAAATAAAATAGCTCGATTTTGGAGTCCAATCATGCAGAGGTATTTTGCAGATGAAATACTTAAGAATAATCTGGGAGTTAAAAGCAATTTAAGAGGGAAAAAGATTGTATGGCAATACTGGGGTCAAGGAATTGATGAGAACCTACCCGAATTAGTAAAGATATGCTTTGAGTCTATAGATCGCTATTGTAATGACTATGAGATAATCAGGTTAGATGATAATTCAATCAAGGGATATATAAATCTTCCAGATTATGTGTGGAATGATATCGGGCAACCCAAGTTCAAGCATGTTTTTTTTTCAGATCTGCTCCGTTTGGCCCTGCTTCAAGCATATGGGGGTGTCTGGATTGATGCAACCATTTTATTGACTGGATCATTACCAAAGCAATTCCAAAGTATGGATTTCTTTGTCTTTCAGCGCGATGACAAAGTATTTGATGAATCAAATTGGCCAAGCCCTGATATAAAATATTGGTCGTCCGATCCAAAATTTAAAGTAAGAATGCTGACTAGCATTATGTTCGCAAGGGTTGAAAATATATTGGTACAAGCTATGCTTGATCTTATATTATATTATTGGAAGACTCAAAATAGGATACGCCATTATTTTATTCTTCAAATTTTGTATAATGAGCTTGTAAATGGTAGGTTTAAAGATGAAAAATGCCTTGTCGTATCTGATACCTATCCGCATTTATTGCGATTGGTTGTCGATGGGCACGAAAATTTTATTAAATCTACTAATCTGTTAGATGTTACGTCTATTCATAAGTTGACCTATCTAAATGAAGAACAGATGAAGAGGCTCAAGGATTATTTTAGAAATATTGGCAGAGCAAATTTTATGAAAGATCTAGATTCATAG
- a CDS encoding glycosyltransferase: MSDTPVISVIIPAFNAAAYIAQCIENVKYQTYKDIEVLVIDDGSIDETVTIAKSFNVKVISQGNNGVSAARNTGLKNAVGQYIHFLDVDDLINHCFYEELLNSASTYNADVVCCNVYHEKSSSWSHEKTGIFVASNVEDKMMLAKVGEDGHCFKYLLKKQFLSDHAIYFDETLSISEDLVFSIQAVYSANRVVLQTRALYLYKHRANSTLAQFNRGKRADRSRELAPVREFKQFFKNKFEIYNLGEDHGIDTIYFILSIPFVRKRELKNGLVKWYFCGICVVRKKII; the protein is encoded by the coding sequence ATGTCTGATACTCCTGTTATCTCGGTGATTATACCAGCTTTTAATGCGGCAGCTTATATAGCTCAATGTATTGAAAATGTAAAATATCAGACTTATAAAGATATTGAGGTGTTAGTAATTGATGATGGTTCAATTGATGAAACAGTTACAATTGCGAAATCTTTCAATGTTAAAGTTATTAGTCAAGGTAATAATGGCGTTTCAGCCGCCAGAAACACAGGTTTAAAAAACGCGGTAGGTCAATACATACATTTTCTAGATGTAGATGATCTTATTAATCATTGTTTTTACGAAGAGCTTTTGAATAGTGCCTCTACTTATAATGCCGATGTCGTTTGCTGTAATGTTTACCATGAAAAATCTTCATCTTGGTCGCACGAAAAGACTGGGATTTTTGTAGCTTCCAATGTCGAAGATAAGATGATGTTGGCTAAAGTAGGAGAAGATGGACACTGTTTTAAATACCTGTTAAAAAAACAATTTTTATCAGACCATGCCATTTATTTTGACGAAACTCTTTCTATTAGCGAGGATTTGGTGTTCTCTATTCAGGCCGTATACTCTGCTAATCGTGTAGTTTTGCAAACAAGGGCTTTGTATCTCTATAAACACAGAGCAAACTCCACACTTGCTCAATTTAATCGTGGTAAGCGTGCAGATCGTAGTAGAGAATTAGCACCAGTGAGAGAATTCAAGCAGTTCTTCAAAAATAAATTTGAGATCTATAACCTTGGAGAAGATCACGGTATTGATACTATATATTTCATTCTAAGTATACCTTTTGTGAGAAAAAGAGAACTCAAAAATGGCCTCGTAAAATGGTATTTCTGCGGAATATGTGTGGTAAGGAAAAAAATTATATAG